In Microvirga sp. 17 mud 1-3, the genomic window ATCGGGTTGGGCAGGGCGGTCGCCAGGAGGGCGGCCTCCCGCCGGGTCAGGTTCTTGGCCGCCTTGCCGAAATATTTCCGCGCCGCCGCCTCGGCCCCGAAGACGCCGTCACCCCATTCGGCGATGTTGAGATAATTCTCCATCATCTTCCGCTTCGACCAGATGAGGTCGAGATAGAGCGCAACCGGCAGCTCCAGGCCCTTGCGGAGATAGGAACGCCCTGACCAGAGGAAGAGATTCTTGGCTGTCTGCATGGGGATCGTGGAGGCGCCCCGGGCCGGGCCGTCCTCATCCGCGGCCTCCACCACATCGCGCAGGGCGTCCCAGTCGACACCGCGGTGGTCGCAGAAGCGGCCGTCCTCCGAGGTCAGGACCGCGAGCGGAAGCTGCGGCGAGATCTCGTCGAGGCTCACGTAGGTGCGCTCCACCGGCTGGAGGGTCAGCCAGCGCCCGAGCATCAGGGTCGAGACTGGCGGTACGCCCCAGTACAAAAGGCCTAGCCAAAAGACCGCGGCCGCCCATAAGAGGATGAGCCCGAGGCCGAGCCCCACAAGGCGGCGGAGCCAGCGGGAGGCCGCCCAAGGCTTGCGCCGCAGGACCGGCTCCTGCGGCGGGCTCGGGCCCTCGTTTCCTTCGGACCGGTCGCCTTCGGCGCCCGAATTCAGGCTGAACATGATACCATCCACCGACTCTTTTCTGATGCGACTGACCGGCGTCGCAAGGGATGTCGAGGCCTGCCTCGAAGCGTTGCTATCAAACGAACCCCGTTCGGGCGAGATGGCAAGGCCCGATCGCCTCCTTTCGGCAATGCGTCATGCCGCCCTCGGCGGCGGCAAGCGCCTGCGCCCGTTCCTCACGGTCGAGACGGCGCGCCTGTTCGCCTGCACCGGGCCGGGACCCTTACGGTCGGGAAGCGCCATCGAGCTCCTTCATTGCTACTCTCTGGTCCATGACGATCTGCCCTCCATGGACGACGACGATCTCCGGCGCGGCCAGCCGACCGTCCATCGGGCCTTCGACGAGGCCACGGCGATCCTGGCGGGCGATGCCCTCCAGGCCCTGGCCTTCGAGATCCTGGCCGACCCGGCGACGGATCCGGACGGGTCGGTCCGCGCCGAGCTGGTGCTGGGCCTCGCCCGGGCATCCGGCCTCGGCGGCATGGTGGGCGGGCAGATCCTCGACCTTGCGGCCGAGGGCCGCTACGGCGAGGCGACCCTCACCGAGGGCGAGATCCGCCATCTCCAGATGATGAAGACCGGTGCCCTGCTCATCTTCTCGGTGGAGGCCGGCGCCATCCTTGGCCGGGCGGACGCAGCGGCCCGGGCTGCCTTGCGGACCTACGGCCGGGCCCTCGGTGCCGCCTTCCAGGTGGCGGACGATATCCTCGACCGGGAGGCTTCGGCGGAGGCGCTCGGCAAGCGCACCGGCAAGGACCTGGAGAAGGGCAAGGCGACCCTCGTCGACCATCTCGGCATGGAGGGGGCGAAGGGGGAATGCCGCCGGCTCGTCGAGGAGGCGCAGGGATCCCTGGAGATTTTCGGCGAGAAGGCCGCCACCTTGCGCGATGCGGTCCGCTTCGTGGCGGAGCGGGAGGTTTAAGGCCTCATACCTCCGCCGAGCGGCGCTCCTTCGCCCAGCGCGGCGGCTTGAGCTCGCTCACGATCACGCCGGCGACGATGAGGGCCGCGCCGATCAGGGCCGCGGCGGGCAGGCGCTCGCCCGCGAGGCGACCGACGATGCCGGCCCAGACCGGTTCGCCCGCGTAGATCACGGTGGCGCGGGTGGGCGAGACGGTCTTCTGCGCCCAGTTCATGGCGAGTTGGATCCCGGCGCTCGCGATGCCAAGACCGACGGCGCTCGCCACCAGCAGGCTGGACATGGCCGGAATAGGCTCCCCCATGGGTACCATGCCGCCGAAGGCCAGGAGCGACGCGGTGGCGAGCTGCACCACCGTGACGCGGCGCACGTCCACCCGGCCCGCATAGCCGCCGATGAGGATGATCTCGGCCGCGATCGCGATGGCGCTGATGAGCGTCAGCACTTCGCCGATGCCGAGCCCGATGGAGGTCCCGTCGGGGCCGGCGAGCAGGACAAGGCCGCCGAAGGCGAGCGCGATGCCGAGCCAGGACATGAGCCCGGGCGGACGCCGCAGGACGAACCATTGCAGCAGGGGCACGATGGGCACATAGAGCGCCGTGATGAAGGCGGATTTGCTGCTCGGGATCGTCTGCAGCCCGTAGGTCTGGAGCGTGTAGCCGAGGAAGATGCAGATCCCGATGAAGATTCCGGCCCTGGCCTCATGCCAGGTCAGCCCGCGCAGGACGGGCGCCGCGAAGAGGCCCATGAGCAGGGCGGCAGTGCCGAAACGCAGGCCCACGAAGAACAGCGGACCGCTGACCGCGAGTGCGTTCTGGACGGTCAGGAAGGTCGCGCCCCAGATTACCGTGATCACGATGAGGACGGCTTCGCTCTTGCTGAAGAAGAAGCGGAAACGGGGAGCGGAGGAGGTTGCGGCGACCACGGGCGATCCTTGCGCGAGAAGCGCTGTGGGTATGGGCAACGGCCCGGCGGGTCAAGCGGGAGGGCCCGCATTCGGAATGGACGGCCGCCGTGAAGCCGCCGGTCAACGCCTCCTGACGGCGGTGGCGTGCAGCCAGCGCGTCGGCAATCCGTCGTAGCCGCCGCCCATCTCCTCCTCGATGGCGATGCTCTCCCAGAGCGCGGGGTCGTAGGCCGAGCGCAGCCAGTCCGCGGAGGGGTAGTTGTAGTAGCGGTCGAGGCTGTCGCGCCCTTCCTGCTCGCCCGCCTTGAAGCTCGCATAGAAGACGCCGCCCGCCTTCAGAGCCGCATGGATGCGCCGGACGATGCGCGGCAGGTCCTGGCGCGGCACATGCAGCAGGCAGGCATTCGCCCAGATGCCGTCATAGGCGCTCTGTGCAACGAGTTCGTCGAACAGCAGCACGCGCACGGGCCGCCCGAGCCGCTTTTCGGCCTCCCGGGCGATTTCCGGCGTGCCATCCGTCGGCGTCACGTCGAAGCCCCGGGCCAGCATGGCCTCGCTGTCCTGACCACCCCCGCAACCAAGCTCCAGGATGGAGCCTCCGGCCGGCAGGGCCTTCAGGAAGCTGTCGATTCGCCGGTGGCTGGCTTCCTGTCCGCGCGCCGCATAGGTCTCGGCTTCGCCGGCATAGAAGTTCAGGGTCACGGAATCATGGCCGGACATGGGGTTATCCTTGCGGAAGAAGATCAGTGTGCCGGACCGTCACCGATGGTCGACACCCAGAACCGGAGCTTGGTCTGCCCGATTTGGCTCGGATGCACGAACGTGCCGTCGAGAATGCCGCCATTGGCGAGAATCACCTTCCGGGAGGCCTCGTTGGATTCGTCGCAGGTGATCGTGACCCGCGAAAAACCCTCCGCGCGCGCTACCGGCAGGATCAGGCGCAGGGCCTGCGTGGCGTAGCCGCGGCGCTGTTTCCACGGCACGATGGCGTAACCGATATGCCCGAGGCAGGTCGGCGGCAATTCTTCGGTGCCAGGCTGGAAGCGAAAGCCGATCCGGCCGCAGAATTCCCCGTCGCTGATCCAGAAATCACGGGACGGCAGGCGCGGCACCTCGCGCCCGTCGGGCAGGCGGAGGGTCGGGCTGCCATAGACCTCGTGGAGAAAGCTTGCCGGGTCGCGCCGCAGCCGCTCCAGCTGCTCCTGGCTTACGTCCTGGACCGTGTCCGGGGACCAACCCTGGGCGAGGGCATGCTCGTAGCCGGGCAGGTCGTCGAGGTTCGGCTGGATGAGAGTGATCGTCGTCATAGCGGCGCGAGACTGACACCGCGCCACCCTGATGACAACCGTCCTGGAGCCCCGTGCGGACCTGGAGATCCGACGGTGCTCTCATTTCAATAGAACGCTTCGGATCGATCCCAAAAGTGCAAATCCACTTTTGGGTCCGAAGCTCTAGACAGTCACCTGCGTGCCCACCTCGACCACGCGGCCCGTGGGGATCTGGAAGAAGTCGGTGGCATCGCTCGCCGACTTGGCGAGGCTGATGAACACCTTGTCCTGCCACAGCGGCATGCCCGACTGCGCGGCCGGGCGGATCGAGCGCCGGGACAGGAAGAACGACGTCGCCATGATGTCGAACTTGAAGCCCTGCTTGCGCAGGATCGCGAGGCCGCGGGGAATGTTGGGGGTTTCCATGTAGCCATAGGCGATCTGGACGCGCCAGAACGAGTCGCCCACATGCTCGATCCGGACCCGGTCCTCGTCCTCCAGGCGCGGGACGTCCTCGCTGCGCACGGTCAGGATCACGTTCTTCTCGTGCAGGACCTTGTTGTGCTTGAGGTTGTGGAGGAGTGCAGCTGGAGCTGTCTCCGGGTCGCTCGTCAGGAATACGGCCGTGCCCTTCACCCGGTGAGGTGGGCTCTTCTCCAGCATCTTGACCAGCTCGAGGAGCGGCACGTCGATCTTGCGGGTCTTCTCGAACAGGATGCTCGTGCCCTTCACCCAGGTCCACATGAGGGTCATGAGGGCGGCCGCGAGAATCACCGGGACGTAGCCGCCCGTGAAGATCTTCAGGAGGTTGGCGCCGAAGAACGCGAGGTCGATGAACAGGAAGGGCAGCATCACCAGGAGGGTGAGCCCCAGCGACCACCGCCAGCCCTTCCAGATGACCAGGATGGCCAGGACCGCGTCCACCGCCATCGCGCCGAACACCGACACGCCGTACGCGTGGGACAGGTTGCTCGACGAGCCGAAGATCAGGACCAGCACGACCACGCCGAAGAGCAGGAGCATGTTCACCCGCGGCAGGTAGATCTGGCCCTGATGCGTCTCGGACGTGAAGCGGATCTCGAGGCGGGGCAGGAGCCCCAGCTGCACCGCCTGGCGGGTCAGCGAGAAGGCTCCGGTGATCACGGACTGGCTCGCGATGATGGTCGCGAGGGTCGCAAGCCCGATCATCGGGAGGAGCGCCCAGTCAGGCACCAGGCGGAAGAGGGGCGATTCGGCTGCGGCCGGATGAGCCAGGACCAGGGCGCCCTGCCCGAAATAGTTGATCACCAGGGCCGGAAACACGATGTAGAGCCAGGCGCGGCGGATCGGCTGGGCGCCGAAATGGCCGAGATCCGCGTAGAGCGCCTCGGCTCCCGTCACGGACAGACAGACGGCCCCTAGCACCGCGAGCGACACGGCCGAATGGTTGTGGAAAAACGTGAGGGCATAGACCGGGTTCATGGCGAACATCACGGTCGGGTCGTCGGCGATGTGGAGGAGACCGGCCACCGCCAGCGCGGCAAACCAGGCGAGCATGACCGGGCCGAAAAAGGCCGCCACGCGCCCGGTCCCCCGGCTCTGCACCATGAAGAGGGCCGCCAGGATCGTCAGGGTGATCGGCACCACGTAGGGATCGAGCTCCGGGGTGGCGAGCTTCAGGCCCTCCACGGCGGATAGGACCGAGATGGCAGGGGTAAGCACCGCATCGCCATAGAACAGCCCTGCGCCGGCGATGCCCAGCACGAGGACGATGCCCCGCCGCTTGCCCAGGGCGCGCTGGGCGAGGGCCACCAGGGTCAGGGTCCCGCCCTCGCCCCGGTTGTCGGCGCGCAGCAGGATGAACACGTATTTCGCCGTGACGACCAGCACGAGCGACCACAGGATCAGGGACAGGACACCCAGGATGATGTCCCGCGTCACCGGCCCGCCGGCCGAGGCCGCCGCGACGGATTCCTTGAAGGCATAGAGAGGACTCGTGCCGATATCGCCGAACACGACGCCGATGGCGCCCATCATGAGCGTCCAGACGCTCACCTTGGGATGAGATTCGGGGAGGGTAGCCTCCGGCGCCGCGGAATCCGCGTGCCCGGGGGCGACAGCATGCTGTACCATAATGACTGTTCTTTGCGGATGCTCCGCGGACGGCCCTCGTTGAACGTCTCGGACGAATTGAAGAGCGGCCCCCCTCATCGGAAGCGGCAGCCGCCGGTGCCGGCGCGGCGGGCTCTCTAGCACATCACGCCAATGCGTAAAACGGAATTTGAGCTTACGGTTCCATGCCGGCGCGGCGGGGGGAGGGAATTGGCCCGGCCGAAACGGCGCCGGGCCGGCCATAATTCCGTTCGATATAATCCAGAACGATCTTCTGGAAATCCTGTGCGAGGGTCGGGCCCCGCAGGGTCATAGCCTTGCGTCCGTCGATGAAGACCGGAGCGGCCGGCTGCTCCCCCGTGCCGGGAAGCGAGATGCCGATATGGGCATGCTTGGATTCGCCCGGGCCGTTCACGATGCAGCCCATGACGGCCACGTTGAGGCCCTCGACGCCCGGATAGCGCCTGCGCCACTCGGGCATGGAATTGGAAATCCAGTTCTGGATGTCCTGCGCCAGCTCCTGGAAGACCGACGAGGTGGTCCGCCCGCAGCCGGGGCAGGCCGCCACGAGGGGCACGAAGGTGCGGAAGCCCATGGTCTGGAGCAATTCCTGGGAGGCCTTGACCTCCAGGGTCCGGTCCCCTCCCGGCTCCGGCGTAAGGGAATAGCGGATCGTGTCGCCGACGCCCTGCTGCAGGAGGATGCCCATGGCGGCCGAGGAGGAGACGATGCCCTTCGAGCCCATACCTGCCTCGGTGAGCCCGAGATGGAGCGCGTAATCGGACCGGCGGGCAAGTTCCTGGTAGACGGCGATCAGCTCCTGCACGGCCGAGACCTTGGCCGAGAGGATGATCCGGTCCCGCCCGAGACCGATCTCCTCGGCCCGTGCGGCGGACATAAGGGCGGACTGGATCATCGCCTCGCGGGTCACCCAGCGCATGTCGCGCGGCCGGCGAGAGGCGGCATTCTCGTTCATGAGGTGGGTCAGGAGTTCCTGATCGAGGGAGCCCCAGTTCGCGCCGATGCGCACCGCCTTGCCGTACCGGATCGCCATCTCGACGATGGCGCCGAACTGCCGGTCCTTCTTATCCTTGAAGCCCACATTGCCGGGGTTGATCCGGTACTTGTCCAGGGCCTCGGCGCAGCCCGGATGGTCTGCAAGGAGCTGGTGGCCGATATAATGGAAGTCACCCACCAGGGGCACCGCGACGCCGAGCCGGTCGAGCCGCTCACGGATACGCGGAACCGCCGCGGCGGCCTCGTCCCGGTCCACGGTGATGCGCACCAGCTCCGACCCGGCCCGGGCCAGGGCCGCGACCTGCGCGACGGTGGCGTCCACGTCAGCCGTGTCGGTATTGGTCATGGACTGCACGACGATGGGAGCGCCGCCGCCCACCATGACGGACCCGACCCGGACGCCGACGGTGCGGTGGCGGGGCGCAGGGCCAGCCACGTCGTCGGGAAGGGTCAAGGCGTCGGAGGACAAGGGGGTTACAGACATCGATCATCCTGAACGGCGGCATTCGGGCCGCGATGGCGGCATAGAGGCCGCCGCCGTTTAGCTGAGGCCTAATCGCGCCTCCGTCAAGCGTGGCTTGATCCTCTTATCGGCAATGGGCGCAGCATCCGACGATTTCGAGGAGCTTCGTCCTGGGGGCGAATCCCTCCCGGGACAGGAGGGCCGCGACCGTTTCGCTGAGATCGGCGGCGCTCGCCTCGTCCACCCCTCCGCAGGCCTCGCAGATCAGGAAAGCCACCGTGTCAGGGGCGCTGTCCCGGTGGAAGCTGCCGATATAGGCGTTCTGGCTGGCGAGCCTGTGGGCAAGGCCCTGCTCGGTGAGAAAATCCAGGGCGCGGTAGACCGTGATCGGCGCCAGGCGCCGGCCGGAAGTGCCGAGCCGTTCGGCAATCTCATAGGCTCCGAGAGGCTTGTGCGTGGCATAGAGAGTTTCGAGAACCTCGCGGCGGATCGCCGTCAGGCGGACGCGGCGGGCACGGCAGAGCTCCTCGGCCTGCGCCAGGGCCGGGCCGGCGCGCTCGGCCTGCCGTTCGGCATGAGGACAGGTCGTTTTCCGATCAACGAGAAAGGAGAGGGCGGTTCTGGTCACGGTTATGCCTCAGCTTCGGGACCCACCCTGTTCGTATAGGTTATACTGCTACTCTTTCATAGGGGGTGTCAGGAGCGGAAGCGCCAGACCCCGGTTTTCTTGATCTCCGCATCCTCCAGGGTCCGGGTGACTGGGACCTCATACAGGGCCACCTGGTCGAGCCGGTCTTTGGGGAGATAGCTGCGCCCCGGATCGCCGATGAGGACCGTTGCGCCGCGGCCGTTGAGGGCAAAGAGCCAGTCGACGACCCGCCGGGCGAGATCCTGCTCGTAGCAGATATCCCCGGCCAGGACCGTGTCCCAGCCCCTGTCCTTGCCCACGAGATCAGTCTGGAGAATGTCGAGATCGACCCCGTTCGCCTCCGCGTTGATCCGAATCGCCGCCACGGCGAAGTCGTCGATGTCGCAGGCCGTCACGGCCGCCGCGCCCGCCTTTCGGGCCGCGATGGCCACGAGGCCCGAGCCGGAGGCGAAATCCAGCACGCGCCGGCCGCGGACCGTCTCCGGATGGTCGAGGATATAGCGGGCAAGCGCCTGCCCACCGGCCCAGGCAAAGGCCCAGAAGGGTGGCGGCAGGCCGATGGCGCCGAGCTCCTCCTCGGTCTTCTGCCACAGCGCCGTGGCCTCGTCGGCCACGTGCAGCAAGATTTCCGGCGCATGGGGCACAGGCAGAAGCCGCGTTTCGGCGCGGATGAAGGCGGAGCGGTCCGTGATCACGCGGCCAGCACCTCCCGGTAGAGCTGTTTCACGGCGTCCATCACCTGCCGCTCGGTGAAGCCGTCGAGGACTCGGGCGCGGGCCGCCTGTCCCATCCGGGCAACGATGTCGGGCTGTCCGCTCAGGCTCACGAGCGCTTCAGCAAGTTGCCCGGCATCGCCCGGAGGAACGATTCTTCCCTCGATGCCGTCCCGGACCAGGGTCCGGCAGCCGGGAACGTCCGTGGTCACGATGGCGCGGCCGCAGGCGGCTGCCTCAAGGAGTGTCCGCGGCAGGCCTTCGCCGCCCCGTGAGGGCAGGCAGGCCACGTGATGCTCACGCCAGACGCCCGCCACGTCCCGGGTCGGCCCATGCCAGGCGATCCCGGGCTCCGCGCTCCAGGCCTTCAGGGTCGCTTCCGGGATCGCCTTGGGGTTGGAAGGGTCGGGCGCTCCGTAGAGGGACAATTCGACAGCGGCGCCGCGGGCCCGCGCCGTCCTGACCGCCTCCACGGCGAGGTCGACGCCCTTCGACCAGAGCATCCGGGCGACGAGCGCCACCTTCAGGGGCGGCTGGGCGGGAAGCGGCGCCGGCGCCAGGGCGTCCGGGTCTATCCCTGCGCCGCCCACCAGGGTGACGCGCGGATCCGCCGGGTCAAGCCCGAGAAGCCGAGGGTCGTCCGCATTCTCAAAGAGATAACGCGTTTCTTTGGTCTGGAGGCCGCGCACGAGCAGGCGCACCGCCTTGCGGGCCATGCGCGCGACCATGTCGGTCCGCGCCCCGAGGAAGCCGAGCCCGGTCAGGGCATAGACCCGCCGGCCGATCCCCGCCATGGAGGCGGCGGTGCCGCCGATCAGGATGCTGCGCAGCGCGATGCAATGGACGAGATCGGCCTTCTCGGCCTTGAGAATGGCCGCAAGCTGCCCCGCCGCATAGCCCGCGCTCATGGGGTTCAGGCTGCGGCGCTCCGCGTCGAGGGGCACGACCTTGCCGCCGAGCGCCTCGATGGCGTCCCGATGGGCGCGCACCCGCGTCACGACCGTGACGTCGAGCCCGAGCTCCTTCGCGGCGCGCAGCATGGGAAGGAAATGCGAGACGAAGAACCAGTCCTCGGTGACGACAAAGACGAGCTTTCGCCCGTGAAGGGCAGGGGAGGCAGCAGGCGGATGGGTCACGGTCGCTCCGAACAAGAGACGGGTTCTTCTAGGGCATTTTAGGCGCCAGGGAACCTCCTCCGCGACCGCCCGTTCTCCGCGTCCGGGCCGGTTGGTCTTGTAAAGGAGGGCCGGGCGACGTTCATGGGCGAGTGGTTTCCGACGGTTCTGGGCGTGACGGCGGGACTCGTTTCCACGTCCAGCTTTGTCCCGCAGGTCATCAAGGCGTGGCGGGACCGCGACACGGCTGCCCTCTCGAAGCGCATGTATGTCGTGACCGTGACGGCCTTCACGCTCTGGTCGCTCTACGGCTTCCTGATCGGCAGCGCCCCTATCGTCATCTTCAACCTTCTCAGTCTCGTCTTAAGCGGCACGATCCTGGCCCTGAAGATCCGCGACGAGCGCCGGGGCGCCATGGCACAATCTTCGGGAAGGGAACCCGAACCGACGCGATCCGGTTGACGCAAGCCCCCGAACCAAGGCGCGCCATGTCCCTTGACCCGTCCCTCGACTCGAAGCCCTCCACCGACGACATCGTCGATCCGCGCGATGCGGCCGAAACGGCTGGCCTCCTCTACGTGTCCGACGAAGAGCCCGGCATCCGGCGGCGCAAGGCCGGGAAAGGCTTTTCCTATAAGGGGCCAGACGGCCGCAAGGTGACCGACAAGGCGACCCTGGAGCGCATCCGGTCCCTCGCGATTCCCCCGGCCTATACGGATGTGTGGATCTGCGCCAAATCCAACGGTCATATCCAGGCGACGGGGCGCGATGCGCGTGGGCGCAAGCAGTACCGCTACCATCCCGCTTTCCGGGAGATCCGCGACAGCACGAAATACGAGCACATGCTCGATTTCGCGAAGGCCCTGCCGAATATCCGCAACACCATCGACACCCATATGTCCTTACGGGGGTTGCCGCGCGAGAAGGTGCTCGCCACCGTGGTGCATCTCCTCGAAGACACGCTCATCCGGGTCGGCAATTCCGACTATGCGCGGCAGAACAAGAGCTACGGGCTCACCACGCTGCGTGATCCTCACGTGAAGGTCGAGGGCGGGGAGCTGCGTTTCCAGTTCAAGGGCAAGAGCGGCAAGACCTGGAACCTCAAGGTCAGGGACCGACGCATCGCGAGGATCGTCAAGGCCTGCCAGGATCTGCCGGGGCAGCATCTCTTCCAGTATCTGGACGAGACGGGCACGCAGCAATCCGTCACGTCCGCCGACGTGAACGCCTATCTGC contains:
- a CDS encoding methyltransferase → MITDRSAFIRAETRLLPVPHAPEILLHVADEATALWQKTEEELGAIGLPPPFWAFAWAGGQALARYILDHPETVRGRRVLDFASGSGLVAIAARKAGAAAVTACDIDDFAVAAIRINAEANGVDLDILQTDLVGKDRGWDTVLAGDICYEQDLARRVVDWLFALNGRGATVLIGDPGRSYLPKDRLDQVALYEVPVTRTLEDAEIKKTGVWRFRS
- a CDS encoding glycosyltransferase family 4 protein, coding for MTHPPAASPALHGRKLVFVVTEDWFFVSHFLPMLRAAKELGLDVTVVTRVRAHRDAIEALGGKVVPLDAERRSLNPMSAGYAAGQLAAILKAEKADLVHCIALRSILIGGTAASMAGIGRRVYALTGLGFLGARTDMVARMARKAVRLLVRGLQTKETRYLFENADDPRLLGLDPADPRVTLVGGAGIDPDALAPAPLPAQPPLKVALVARMLWSKGVDLAVEAVRTARARGAAVELSLYGAPDPSNPKAIPEATLKAWSAEPGIAWHGPTRDVAGVWREHHVACLPSRGGEGLPRTLLEAAACGRAIVTTDVPGCRTLVRDGIEGRIVPPGDAGQLAEALVSLSGQPDIVARMGQAARARVLDGFTERQVMDAVKQLYREVLAA
- the ispG gene encoding flavodoxin-dependent (E)-4-hydroxy-3-methylbut-2-enyl-diphosphate synthase, encoding MSVTPLSSDALTLPDDVAGPAPRHRTVGVRVGSVMVGGGAPIVVQSMTNTDTADVDATVAQVAALARAGSELVRITVDRDEAAAAVPRIRERLDRLGVAVPLVGDFHYIGHQLLADHPGCAEALDKYRINPGNVGFKDKKDRQFGAIVEMAIRYGKAVRIGANWGSLDQELLTHLMNENAASRRPRDMRWVTREAMIQSALMSAARAEEIGLGRDRIILSAKVSAVQELIAVYQELARRSDYALHLGLTEAGMGSKGIVSSSAAMGILLQQGVGDTIRYSLTPEPGGDRTLEVKASQELLQTMGFRTFVPLVAACPGCGRTTSSVFQELAQDIQNWISNSMPEWRRRYPGVEGLNVAVMGCIVNGPGESKHAHIGISLPGTGEQPAAPVFIDGRKAMTLRGPTLAQDFQKIVLDYIERNYGRPGAVSAGPIPSPRRAGMEP
- a CDS encoding Fur family transcriptional regulator, encoding MTRTALSFLVDRKTTCPHAERQAERAGPALAQAEELCRARRVRLTAIRREVLETLYATHKPLGAYEIAERLGTSGRRLAPITVYRALDFLTEQGLAHRLASQNAYIGSFHRDSAPDTVAFLICEACGGVDEASAADLSETVAALLSREGFAPRTKLLEIVGCCAHCR
- a CDS encoding polyprenyl synthetase family protein: MIPSTDSFLMRLTGVARDVEACLEALLSNEPRSGEMARPDRLLSAMRHAALGGGKRLRPFLTVETARLFACTGPGPLRSGSAIELLHCYSLVHDDLPSMDDDDLRRGQPTVHRAFDEATAILAGDALQALAFEILADPATDPDGSVRAELVLGLARASGLGGMVGGQILDLAAEGRYGEATLTEGEIRHLQMMKTGALLIFSVEAGAILGRADAAARAALRTYGRALGAAFQVADDILDREASAEALGKRTGKDLEKGKATLVDHLGMEGAKGECRRLVEEAQGSLEIFGEKAATLRDAVRFVAEREV
- a CDS encoding GNAT family N-acetyltransferase, encoding MTTITLIQPNLDDLPGYEHALAQGWSPDTVQDVSQEQLERLRRDPASFLHEVYGSPTLRLPDGREVPRLPSRDFWISDGEFCGRIGFRFQPGTEELPPTCLGHIGYAIVPWKQRRGYATQALRLILPVARAEGFSRVTITCDESNEASRKVILANGGILDGTFVHPSQIGQTKLRFWVSTIGDGPAH
- a CDS encoding bifunctional 2-polyprenyl-6-hydroxyphenol methylase/3-demethylubiquinol 3-O-methyltransferase UbiG — protein: MSGHDSVTLNFYAGEAETYAARGQEASHRRIDSFLKALPAGGSILELGCGGGQDSEAMLARGFDVTPTDGTPEIAREAEKRLGRPVRVLLFDELVAQSAYDGIWANACLLHVPRQDLPRIVRRIHAALKAGGVFYASFKAGEQEGRDSLDRYYNYPSADWLRSAYDPALWESIAIEEEMGGGYDGLPTRWLHATAVRRR
- a CDS encoding SemiSWEET family sugar transporter, whose product is MGEWFPTVLGVTAGLVSTSSFVPQVIKAWRDRDTAALSKRMYVVTVTAFTLWSLYGFLIGSAPIVIFNLLSLVLSGTILALKIRDERRGAMAQSSGREPEPTRSG
- the mtgA gene encoding monofunctional biosynthetic peptidoglycan transglycosylase: MFSLNSGAEGDRSEGNEGPSPPQEPVLRRKPWAASRWLRRLVGLGLGLILLWAAAVFWLGLLYWGVPPVSTLMLGRWLTLQPVERTYVSLDEISPQLPLAVLTSEDGRFCDHRGVDWDALRDVVEAADEDGPARGASTIPMQTAKNLFLWSGRSYLRKGLELPVALYLDLIWSKRKMMENYLNIAEWGDGVFGAEAAARKYFGKAAKNLTRREAALLATALPNPIARNPGSPKRRHQALAARLMKRMVVAAPFSDCLRE
- a CDS encoding potassium transporter Kup gives rise to the protein MVQHAVAPGHADSAAPEATLPESHPKVSVWTLMMGAIGVVFGDIGTSPLYAFKESVAAASAGGPVTRDIILGVLSLILWSLVLVVTAKYVFILLRADNRGEGGTLTLVALAQRALGKRRGIVLVLGIAGAGLFYGDAVLTPAISVLSAVEGLKLATPELDPYVVPITLTILAALFMVQSRGTGRVAAFFGPVMLAWFAALAVAGLLHIADDPTVMFAMNPVYALTFFHNHSAVSLAVLGAVCLSVTGAEALYADLGHFGAQPIRRAWLYIVFPALVINYFGQGALVLAHPAAAESPLFRLVPDWALLPMIGLATLATIIASQSVITGAFSLTRQAVQLGLLPRLEIRFTSETHQGQIYLPRVNMLLLFGVVVLVLIFGSSSNLSHAYGVSVFGAMAVDAVLAILVIWKGWRWSLGLTLLVMLPFLFIDLAFFGANLLKIFTGGYVPVILAAALMTLMWTWVKGTSILFEKTRKIDVPLLELVKMLEKSPPHRVKGTAVFLTSDPETAPAALLHNLKHNKVLHEKNVILTVRSEDVPRLEDEDRVRIEHVGDSFWRVQIAYGYMETPNIPRGLAILRKQGFKFDIMATSFFLSRRSIRPAAQSGMPLWQDKVFISLAKSASDATDFFQIPTGRVVEVGTQVTV
- a CDS encoding DMT family transporter; the protein is MVAATSSAPRFRFFFSKSEAVLIVITVIWGATFLTVQNALAVSGPLFFVGLRFGTAALLMGLFAAPVLRGLTWHEARAGIFIGICIFLGYTLQTYGLQTIPSSKSAFITALYVPIVPLLQWFVLRRPPGLMSWLGIALAFGGLVLLAGPDGTSIGLGIGEVLTLISAIAIAAEIILIGGYAGRVDVRRVTVVQLATASLLAFGGMVPMGEPIPAMSSLLVASAVGLGIASAGIQLAMNWAQKTVSPTRATVIYAGEPVWAGIVGRLAGERLPAAALIGAALIVAGVIVSELKPPRWAKERRSAEV
- a CDS encoding DNA topoisomerase IB, whose translation is MSLDPSLDSKPSTDDIVDPRDAAETAGLLYVSDEEPGIRRRKAGKGFSYKGPDGRKVTDKATLERIRSLAIPPAYTDVWICAKSNGHIQATGRDARGRKQYRYHPAFREIRDSTKYEHMLDFAKALPNIRNTIDTHMSLRGLPREKVLATVVHLLEDTLIRVGNSDYARQNKSYGLTTLRDPHVKVEGGELRFQFKGKSGKTWNLKVRDRRIARIVKACQDLPGQHLFQYLDETGTQQSVTSADVNAYLREITGRDITAKDFRTWAGTVLAALALSEFEEFDSEAMAKKNIRSAIETVAARLGNTPAICRKCYVHPEVFSTYLDGGLLLEIREEVEAELRENLPALKPEEAAVLSLLQARLSAEAASSKAKSNSKAVSNSKAPKTKRSPRKTSHGAEARA